From one Bacteroides intestinalis DSM 17393 genomic stretch:
- a CDS encoding RagB/SusD family nutrient uptake outer membrane protein codes for MKKYIFTILSVAVLMTTSCDDILDRPQLNTPTDGTFWKTEMDARLYANGFYRNYFVGYADGWATNYTPLRGMSFSDDLASTGQQSSFSNSIPTSLGSSNANDLATYQTQYVGPTWNFTWIRKANVFMERLEANMKGNVTEEAFNHWHAVAAFFKCFSYSRLVAVFGDVPYYETSFANSDLEAMYKDRDSRVFVMDKVHDMLKNEVLVNMRNNDGANTLNRYVAAAFASRWMLFEGTWQKYHGGDQAAATKYLQLAKEAAEIVINSGKFAIDTPFREVFGSQDLKGNKEAIMYRHYTFEMLKHHIASYSNGVESQAPAPNLALAKSFICQDGKVYQHSDIENAKLLSIANLAKTRDPRFEATFIDHVNTNSVTLLYASKFIDREALTMDNPKNNPIYDSNTNTNDAPVIRYAEVLLNWIEAKAELGGVTQTDIDNSINQLRRRPLDATAQAKGLKNTADMKLSDITTDFDPARDQDVDPLIWEIRRERRMELVYEHCRLHDIKRWKKLEYMNNSKYPDTMTGPWVDMPKEVPTYLDDQYIGKRQVKKEDGSIITFDGTNAADMVGYYLPTNALPRNTFSDRSYCSPVGEQEINTYAEKGFKLTQTKGW; via the coding sequence ATGAAAAAATATATATTCACTATACTCTCAGTGGCAGTTCTAATGACTACATCTTGCGATGACATTCTGGACCGCCCGCAATTGAACACTCCGACAGACGGCACATTCTGGAAAACCGAAATGGATGCCCGTCTGTACGCCAACGGTTTTTACCGGAACTATTTTGTCGGTTATGCCGACGGGTGGGCTACCAACTATACCCCTTTGCGTGGTATGTCTTTCTCTGACGATTTAGCCTCTACCGGACAACAGTCATCATTCAGCAACTCAATACCTACGAGCCTTGGCAGTTCAAACGCAAATGACTTGGCAACTTATCAAACCCAGTATGTCGGGCCGACCTGGAATTTCACCTGGATACGTAAAGCAAATGTATTTATGGAACGCTTGGAAGCCAATATGAAAGGAAATGTAACGGAAGAGGCATTTAACCACTGGCATGCCGTAGCAGCTTTCTTTAAGTGTTTCTCATATTCCCGACTGGTAGCTGTATTTGGTGATGTGCCATATTATGAAACCTCATTTGCCAACAGCGACCTGGAGGCTATGTATAAAGACCGGGACAGTCGTGTGTTTGTAATGGATAAGGTTCACGATATGTTAAAGAACGAAGTACTGGTCAACATGCGCAACAACGATGGCGCCAATACCCTAAATCGATATGTGGCAGCCGCATTTGCCTCCCGCTGGATGCTTTTTGAGGGAACATGGCAAAAATATCATGGTGGAGACCAAGCTGCTGCAACCAAGTATCTGCAATTGGCCAAGGAAGCAGCTGAAATAGTAATCAATAGTGGCAAATTTGCTATTGACACTCCATTCCGCGAAGTATTCGGTTCACAAGACTTAAAGGGTAACAAGGAAGCCATCATGTATCGGCACTATACATTCGAAATGCTTAAACACCATATTGCATCTTATTCCAACGGAGTAGAAAGCCAAGCCCCAGCTCCCAATCTCGCCCTAGCAAAGTCCTTCATCTGCCAGGATGGTAAGGTTTATCAACATTCGGATATAGAAAATGCAAAATTGCTGAGCATTGCTAATCTGGCAAAGACCCGTGACCCACGCTTTGAAGCTACATTCATTGACCATGTAAATACAAATTCTGTTACATTGCTTTATGCTTCCAAGTTCATTGATCGTGAGGCACTGACAATGGACAATCCGAAAAACAACCCTATTTATGATTCTAATACTAACACAAATGATGCCCCAGTTATCCGCTACGCAGAGGTCTTATTGAACTGGATCGAAGCTAAAGCAGAATTGGGTGGAGTAACTCAGACCGATATTGACAACTCCATTAATCAACTGAGACGTCGCCCACTGGATGCTACTGCACAAGCTAAGGGATTAAAAAATACTGCTGACATGAAATTATCTGATATCACAACAGACTTTGATCCTGCAAGAGATCAGGACGTTGATCCTCTAATTTGGGAAATCCGCCGTGAACGCCGTATGGAATTAGTCTATGAACATTGCCGTTTACATGACATCAAACGTTGGAAAAAGCTGGAATACATGAACAATAGCAAATATCCGGATACGATGACAGGACCTTGGGTCGATATGCCCAAAGAAGTTCCAACCTATTTAGACGATCAATATATTGGTAAGCGACAGGTAAAGAAAGAAGATGGTAGTATTATCACTTTTGATGGGACCAATGCTGCTGATATGGTAGGCTATTATCTGCCAACGAATGCCTTGCCACGCAACACCTTTAGTGATCGCAGTTATTGTTCTCCTGTAGGCGAACAAGAAATCAACACTTATGCGGAGAAAGGCTTCAAACTAACACAGACAAAGGGTTGGTAA
- a CDS encoding exo-beta-N-acetylmuramidase NamZ family protein, whose amino-acid sequence MKKLLLLALLLCSAFLCQAQKDRIILGDEQTSEYFPILKDKKIAIFSNHTGMIGDKHLLDVLLENKFNVVAIFSPEHGFRGNADAGEHVSSSVDSKTGVPILSLYEGKDKKPSKDSMQKFDILIIDIQDVGLRFYTYYITMCRLMDVCAEYNKKVLLLDRPNPNGHYVDGPILDMKYKSGVGWLPIPIVHGMTLGELALMVNGEGWLPGSRKCDLAVIKCKNYTHQTRYQLPIPPSPNLPNMKSIYLYPSTCFFEATPVSLGRGTSLPFQVYGHPNMTGYNYSFTPRSIPGAKNPPQLNKLCHGVDLSNMSDEEIWKRGVDLTYVIDAYRNLNLDDHFFRPFFELLVGRDYVRKMIKEGKSADEIKAMWKGDVEKFKAQRKPYLLYEE is encoded by the coding sequence ATGAAGAAACTTCTGCTACTGGCTCTTTTATTGTGCAGTGCCTTCTTGTGTCAAGCGCAAAAAGATCGAATCATTTTGGGTGACGAACAGACTTCCGAGTATTTTCCCATCCTGAAAGATAAGAAAATCGCTATATTCTCCAATCATACAGGAATGATAGGAGACAAACATTTATTGGATGTCCTTTTAGAAAATAAGTTCAATGTAGTTGCCATTTTTTCACCGGAACATGGATTCCGTGGAAATGCAGATGCAGGAGAACACGTATCCAGTTCAGTAGACTCAAAAACGGGTGTACCTATCCTTTCACTTTATGAAGGTAAAGATAAGAAGCCAAGTAAGGATTCAATGCAAAAGTTCGATATATTAATAATAGATATACAAGATGTAGGGCTACGCTTCTATACCTATTATATAACAATGTGCAGGCTAATGGATGTTTGTGCGGAATATAATAAAAAAGTCTTATTGTTAGATCGTCCCAATCCAAACGGACATTATGTAGATGGACCAATTCTGGATATGAAATATAAATCAGGTGTGGGATGGTTGCCGATTCCTATTGTACACGGAATGACATTAGGGGAACTTGCATTAATGGTAAATGGAGAAGGCTGGTTACCCGGTTCACGCAAATGTGATTTAGCTGTTATCAAGTGTAAGAACTATACACACCAGACAAGGTATCAGTTGCCAATTCCTCCATCTCCTAATCTGCCGAATATGAAGTCAATATATTTATATCCGTCTACTTGTTTCTTTGAAGCAACACCTGTCAGCTTAGGCAGAGGGACTTCACTGCCATTTCAGGTGTATGGACATCCCAATATGACCGGATATAATTATAGCTTCACTCCAAGAAGTATTCCCGGAGCAAAGAATCCGCCTCAGTTGAATAAACTATGCCATGGCGTAGATCTGAGCAATATGAGCGATGAGGAAATCTGGAAGCGAGGAGTAGATTTAACCTATGTCATTGACGCCTACCGTAACTTGAATCTGGATGACCATTTCTTCCGCCCGTTCTTTGAGTTGTTAGTGGGAAGAGATTATGTACGGAAAATGATTAAAGAAGGAAAAAGTGCTGATGAAATTAAAGCCATGTGGAAAGGTGATGTTGAAAAGTTCAAGGCACAACGTAAACCATATTTGCTTTATGAAGAGTAA
- a CDS encoding sodium:solute symporter, with product MSPISVIITIAAYFVILFTISYIAGRKADNEGFFVGNRKSAWYVVAFAMIGSSISGVTYVSVPGMVAASSFGYLQMVLGFVAGQLIIAFVLTPLFYRMNLVSIYEYLENRFGMSSYRTGAWFFFISKMLGAAVRLFLVCLTLQLLVFEPFGLPFILNVAITVALVWLYTFRGGVKSLIWTDSLKTFCLVVSVVLCISYIASDLNLSLSSMISTIADSDMSRIFFFDDINSKQYFFKQFFAGAFTMIAMTGLDQDMMQRNLSCKNFKDSQKNMITSVISQFFVILLFLMLGVLLYIFAGNQGIQVKKSDELFPLIATGNYFPAIVGILFIIGLISSAYSAAGSALTALTTSFTVDILGTKGRTEEEIVKIRKRVHIGMAAIMGITIFVFNLLNNTSVIDAVYILASYTYGPILGLFAFGIFMKQQVRDKYIPLVAILSPILCFILQKNSEAWFNGYQFSYELLIFNALFTFIGLCLLIRKDKN from the coding sequence ATGAGCCCGATATCCGTTATTATCACCATTGCCGCTTATTTTGTGATACTGTTCACTATATCCTACATAGCCGGTAGAAAAGCCGACAATGAAGGTTTCTTCGTTGGTAACCGTAAATCGGCCTGGTATGTTGTGGCATTTGCCATGATTGGGTCCAGCATCTCCGGAGTGACGTATGTATCAGTGCCGGGCATGGTAGCTGCCAGTAGTTTTGGTTATCTGCAAATGGTATTGGGATTTGTTGCGGGACAACTAATCATTGCATTCGTATTGACGCCACTGTTCTATCGGATGAACTTGGTGTCCATCTATGAATATCTGGAGAATCGTTTTGGTATGTCTTCCTATCGGACAGGTGCATGGTTCTTCTTCATATCTAAGATGCTGGGAGCCGCAGTACGTTTGTTCCTCGTATGTTTGACACTGCAACTGCTGGTATTCGAACCGTTTGGATTACCTTTCATTTTGAATGTAGCTATTACCGTAGCATTAGTATGGCTCTATACGTTCCGGGGTGGAGTAAAATCCCTGATCTGGACAGATTCACTCAAAACATTCTGCCTGGTGGTATCGGTAGTTCTTTGCATCAGTTATATTGCTTCTGATCTCAACCTGTCGCTAAGCAGTATGATTAGCACCATTGCAGATAGTGACATGTCACGCATCTTCTTCTTTGACGATATAAACAGCAAGCAGTATTTCTTCAAACAATTCTTTGCCGGGGCATTCACAATGATTGCCATGACAGGACTGGATCAGGACATGATGCAACGTAACCTCAGCTGCAAGAACTTCAAAGATTCACAGAAAAATATGATTACGAGTGTTATATCACAGTTCTTCGTAATTCTGCTGTTCCTTATGCTGGGGGTATTGCTTTACATCTTTGCTGGTAACCAAGGTATTCAGGTGAAAAAGAGCGATGAACTCTTCCCGTTGATAGCCACCGGTAACTACTTCCCTGCAATTGTAGGTATCCTGTTTATCATCGGACTTATTTCTTCGGCTTATTCCGCTGCCGGCTCAGCACTGACAGCTTTAACAACTTCCTTTACAGTAGATATCCTCGGGACAAAAGGCAGGACGGAAGAAGAAATCGTAAAGATACGTAAGCGGGTACATATTGGCATGGCTGCAATTATGGGTATCACGATATTCGTATTCAACCTATTGAATAACACAAGTGTGATCGATGCCGTATATATACTGGCAAGTTACACATACGGTCCCATCCTCGGATTATTCGCATTCGGTATATTCATGAAACAGCAGGTTCGCGATAAATATATCCCATTGGTAGCCATCCTTTCGCCTATCCTTTGCTTCATCCTGCAAAAGAATTCGGAAGCCTGGTTCAATGGGTATCAGTTCAGCTACGAACTGTTGATATTCAACGCTCTGTTCACGTTTATCGGACTCTGTCTGTTGATCAGAAAAGATAAGAACTAA